One window of Athalia rosae chromosome 4, iyAthRosa1.1, whole genome shotgun sequence genomic DNA carries:
- the LOC125500615 gene encoding uncharacterized protein LOC125500615, which yields MKFTTGISFVVVCFWCSGIADGNPYVTKWWSRGVATVKNFVLGFPPTPWHREAAWRFEFDPDAGLRKAPDYQRHFGHRGERLIELLGSGAYRPGNGQSFSRT from the exons ATGAAATTTACAACGggaatttcattcgttgtG GTGTGTTTCTGGTGCTCCGGAATCGCTGATGGGAATCCTTATGTGACAAAATGGTGGTCACGAGGGGTAGCcaccgtgaaaaatttcgttctcgGCTTTCCACCAACACCTTGGCATCGAGAAGCTGCTTGGCGATTCGAGTTTGACCCTGACGCAGGACTCCGCAAGGCGCCCGATTATCAACGGCATTTCGGACACCGTGGGGAACGCTTGATCGAACTTCTTGGCTCTGGAGCGTATCGCCCGGGAAACGGTCAGAGTTTTTCACGGACTTAG
- the LOC110117398 gene encoding uncharacterized protein LOC110117398, whose translation MDFKLFLILAVTILRGYPAQGAGIFNIVHGLLQDNVAGIPLIHEKTEWDFDPEVGKLRRVQFEALNGWQGRDLIDRLGYGIHDNGVTPKTSSVNKPAVILPPWEAATLGRQHPRP comes from the exons ATGGACTTCAAATTGTTTCTG ATATTAGCGGTGACGATCCTCCGCGGATATCCCGCACAGGGGGCTGGGATCTTCAACATCGTTCACGGACTGCTGCAAGACAATGTGGCTGGAATACCATTAATTCACGAG AAAACCGAATGGGATTTCGATCCTGAGGTGGGTAAATTGAGAAGAGTTCAATTCGAGGCACTGAACGGATGGCAGGGACGTGATCTCATCGACAGATTGGGCTATGGGATCCACGACAACGGAGTTACGCCAAAAACTAGCTCAGTTAATAAACCTGCAGTCATACTGCCGCCCTGGGAAGCCGCCACTCTGGGTCGCCAACATCCACGCCCTTGA
- the LOC105692744 gene encoding ATP-binding cassette sub-family D member isoform X1: protein MSSVFSKLIDKTSARYGIPQEKLTKGVVGALTTLYLLRLGYPYLNQVAARAKKKASSLCSGNGNRDNSDPRQSTNNNNNNNVKDDTSKPNDDKNGAIPGDESTPPSSSTGNKATGGNGLDREFLNRLMTLLKIMIPGWRTKETGLLTCVTLALLARTFLSVYVATLEGSIVKKIVLRDGWGFLWMLVRWFGIALPATFVNSAIRYFEGRLALSFRGRLVKHAYKMYLSQQTYYRVSALDSRLGGAEQRLTDDLSELATSVAHLYTSLTKPLLDCALVGIALASFSARMGSRTVPGPLLATAVIGLTGQVLRMASPKFGQLVAEEASRRGRLRQAHARVSAHAEEIAFYGGQDAELRNLNSAYDSLVVHVRRVLRLKLWYVMLEQFLMKYVWSGTGLFVIALPVLFPVMSSSKRSNDDNGVSERTQYLTTSKYLLSSGADAVERLMSSYKEAVALAGYTSRVGEMLDVFKDTALCKYQKGVVVGQNRTIAGNVGSETTRSAENILQFKHGVPQIKGIVRESTDGSIGLTNVPVVTPNCEVIVPSITLRIKPGDHLLITGPNGCGKSSLFRIISGLWPVYGGELTRPKETGKFTTDGAKPTLFYIPQRPYMTVGTLRDQITYPADSTSRTSSDEDLLHLLDLVDLRSLAEREADGLDSRSDWDSTLSGGEKQRLALARLFFHAPRYALLDECTSAVSMEAEGTVYETAKQMGITLLTVTHRVASLSRFHKLLLRFDGEGGWDLGPLNQTEVQAKVANQEQDKDKEEPHHHHRLQELHDMLAKDSPVGIS from the exons ATGTCGTcggtattttcaaaattgatcgacaaAACATCGGCGAGATACGGTATACCCCAGGAAAAATTGACCAAGGGGGTTGTCGGGGCGTTGACTACCCTCTACCTTCTCAGACTCGGGTATCCCTACCTGAATCAGGTAGCTGCCAGGGCAAAAAAGAAGGCGTCTAGTCTGTGCAGCGGCAACGGAAACCGGGACAATTCCGACCCTCGACAAAGcactaacaataataacaataacaacgttAAGGATGACACCAGCAAGCcgaacgatgataaaaacgGTGCAATACCCGGTGACGAATCAACACCACCGTCTTCGTCAACGGGGAACAAAGCCACCGGCGGCAATGGATTGGACcgtgaatttttgaatcggtTAATGACGTTGCTGAAAATTATGATACCGGGATGGAGGACCAAGGAAACGGGTTTGCTGACCTGCGTTACGTTGGCTCTTCTAGCGAGGACGTTTCTTTCGGTTTATGTCGCAACATTGGAAGGCAgcattgttaaaaaaattgtactaCGGGACGGCTGGGGCTTTTTATGGATGTTGGTCAGATGGTTCGGCATTGCTTTACCGGCGACCTTTGTTAACTCCGCCATTCGATACTTCGAAGGACGATTGGCTCTCAGTTTCAG AGGAAGACTCGTCAAACATGCCTACAAAATGTACCTGAGTCAACAGACTTACTACAGAGTATCAGCTCTGGACTCGAGACTCGGAGGTGCCGAGCAACGTCTAACCGATGACTTGTCCGAGTTGGCCACATCCGTCGCTCACCTCTACACCAGTCTTACGAAACCTTTGTTAGACTGTGCACTTGTGGGTATCGCTTTGGCCTCGTTCTCAGCCCGTATGGGTTCCAGGACCGTTCCAG gaccCCTACTGGCCACAGCAGTTATAGGTTTGACGGGTCAAGTTTTGCGAATGGCATCGCCCAAGTTCGGTCAATTGGTGGCCGAAGAAGCATCCAGACGAGGGCGTCTGCGACAAGCCCACGCAAGAGTTAGCGCTCACGCCGAAGAGATCGCGTTCTACGGCGGTCAAGACGCCGaacttcgaaatttgaattccgCATACGACTCGTTGGTCGTCCACGTGCGAAGAGTACTCAGGCTGAAGTTGTGGTATGTGATGCTCGAACAGTTCCTCATGAAGTACGTATGGTCTGGAACCGGACTGTTCGTCATCGCGTTGCCGGTTCTATTCCCGGTGATGTCCTCCTCCAAAAGATCGAACGACGACA aTGGCGTAAGCGAGAGGACGCAGTACCTTACGACCTCCAAGTACCTCCTAAGCTCCGGTGCCGACGCCGTTGAGAGACTGATGTCCTCATACAAG GAAGCTGTAGCCTTGGCCGGTTACACATCCAGAGTTGGCGAAATGTTGGACGTTTTCAAAGATACAGCGCTGTGCAAATACCAAAAGGGAGTGGTCGTAGGTCAGAATCGAACGATCGCTGGAAATGTCGGCAGCGAAACGACGAGATCCGCcgaaaatatacttcagtttaaGCACGGAGTTCCGCAGATCAAGG GCATAGTTCGCGAGAGCACCGACGGTAGTATCGGACTCACCAACGTTCCCGTCGTAACGCCGAACTGCGAAGTTATTGTGCCAAGTATAACTTTGCGG ATCAAGCCAGGCGATCACTTGTTGATCACGGGACCGAACGGATGCGGGAAAAGTTCACTATTCAGAATTATTTCTGGTCTATGGCCGGTATACGGCGGCGAATTGACCCGTCCAAAAGAAACTGGAAAATTCACCACCGACGGAGCGAAACCCACCCTGTTTTACATACCTCAGCGTCCTTACATGACCGTGGGAACGTTGAGGGACCAGATTACGTACCCGGCCGACTCCACGAGCAGAACGTCGTCCGACGAGGACCTTCTTCATCTCCTCGATCTCGTCGACCTGCGAAGTCTCGCCGAACGTGAAGCGGATGGACTCGATTCAAGGAGTGATTGGGACTCGACGCTTTCCGGAGGAGAGAAACAGCGACTCGCTTTGGCTCGTTTGTTCTTCCACGCGCCGAGATACGCTCTTTTGGACGAGTGCACGAGTGCCGTCAGTATGGAAGCGGAAGGAACAGTTTACGAAACTGCCAAACAAATGGGAATCACGTTATTAACGGTTACTCACCGAGTGGCCTCTTTGTCAAGGTTTCACAAACTTTTGCTACGCTTCGACGGGGAAGGCGGCTGGGATCTtggcccattaaaccaaacAGAAGTTCAGGCCAAGGTGGCGAATCAAGAACAGGACAAGGACAAAGAGGAACCTCACCATCATCACAGACTTCAG GAACTTCACGACATGCTTGCCAAGGATAGTCCGGTCGGTATTAGCTAA
- the LOC105692744 gene encoding ATP-binding cassette sub-family D member isoform X2 — protein MSSVFSKLIDKTSARYGIPQEKLTKGVVGALTTLYLLRLGYPYLNQVAARAKKKASSLCSGNGNRDNSDPRQSTNNNNNNNVKDDTSKPNDDKNGAIPGDESTPPSSSTGNKATGGNGLDREFLNRLMTLLKIMIPGWRTKETGLLTCVTLALLARTFLSVYVATLEGSIVKKIVLRDGWGFLWMLVRWFGIALPATFVNSAIRYFEGRLALSFRGRLVKHAYKMYLSQQTYYRVSALDSRLGGAEQRLTDDLSELATSVAHLYTSLTKPLLDCALVGIALASFSARMGSRTVPGPLLATAVIGLTGQVLRMASPKFGQLVAEEASRRGRLRQAHARVSAHAEEIAFYGGQDAELRNLNSAYDSLVVHVRRVLRLKLWYVMLEQFLMKYVWSGTGLFVIALPVLFPVMSSSKRSNDDNGVSERTQYLTTSKYLLSSGADAVERLMSSYKEAVALAGYTSRVGEMLDVFKDTALCKYQKGVVVGQNRTIAGNVGSETTRSAENILQFKHGVPQIKGIVRESTDGSIGLTNVPVVTPNCEVIVPSITLRIKPGDHLLITGPNGCGKSSLFRIISGLWPVYGGELTRPKETGKFTTDGAKPTLFYIPQRPYMTVGTLRDQITYPADSTSRTSSDEDLLHLLDLVDLRSLAEREADGLDSRSDWDSTLSGGEKQRLALARLFFHAPRYALLDECTSAVSMEAEGTVYETAKQMGITLLTVTHRVASLSRFHKLLLRFDGEGGWDLGPLNQTEVQAKVANQEQDKDKEEPHHHHRLQELHDMLAKDSP, from the exons ATGTCGTcggtattttcaaaattgatcgacaaAACATCGGCGAGATACGGTATACCCCAGGAAAAATTGACCAAGGGGGTTGTCGGGGCGTTGACTACCCTCTACCTTCTCAGACTCGGGTATCCCTACCTGAATCAGGTAGCTGCCAGGGCAAAAAAGAAGGCGTCTAGTCTGTGCAGCGGCAACGGAAACCGGGACAATTCCGACCCTCGACAAAGcactaacaataataacaataacaacgttAAGGATGACACCAGCAAGCcgaacgatgataaaaacgGTGCAATACCCGGTGACGAATCAACACCACCGTCTTCGTCAACGGGGAACAAAGCCACCGGCGGCAATGGATTGGACcgtgaatttttgaatcggtTAATGACGTTGCTGAAAATTATGATACCGGGATGGAGGACCAAGGAAACGGGTTTGCTGACCTGCGTTACGTTGGCTCTTCTAGCGAGGACGTTTCTTTCGGTTTATGTCGCAACATTGGAAGGCAgcattgttaaaaaaattgtactaCGGGACGGCTGGGGCTTTTTATGGATGTTGGTCAGATGGTTCGGCATTGCTTTACCGGCGACCTTTGTTAACTCCGCCATTCGATACTTCGAAGGACGATTGGCTCTCAGTTTCAG AGGAAGACTCGTCAAACATGCCTACAAAATGTACCTGAGTCAACAGACTTACTACAGAGTATCAGCTCTGGACTCGAGACTCGGAGGTGCCGAGCAACGTCTAACCGATGACTTGTCCGAGTTGGCCACATCCGTCGCTCACCTCTACACCAGTCTTACGAAACCTTTGTTAGACTGTGCACTTGTGGGTATCGCTTTGGCCTCGTTCTCAGCCCGTATGGGTTCCAGGACCGTTCCAG gaccCCTACTGGCCACAGCAGTTATAGGTTTGACGGGTCAAGTTTTGCGAATGGCATCGCCCAAGTTCGGTCAATTGGTGGCCGAAGAAGCATCCAGACGAGGGCGTCTGCGACAAGCCCACGCAAGAGTTAGCGCTCACGCCGAAGAGATCGCGTTCTACGGCGGTCAAGACGCCGaacttcgaaatttgaattccgCATACGACTCGTTGGTCGTCCACGTGCGAAGAGTACTCAGGCTGAAGTTGTGGTATGTGATGCTCGAACAGTTCCTCATGAAGTACGTATGGTCTGGAACCGGACTGTTCGTCATCGCGTTGCCGGTTCTATTCCCGGTGATGTCCTCCTCCAAAAGATCGAACGACGACA aTGGCGTAAGCGAGAGGACGCAGTACCTTACGACCTCCAAGTACCTCCTAAGCTCCGGTGCCGACGCCGTTGAGAGACTGATGTCCTCATACAAG GAAGCTGTAGCCTTGGCCGGTTACACATCCAGAGTTGGCGAAATGTTGGACGTTTTCAAAGATACAGCGCTGTGCAAATACCAAAAGGGAGTGGTCGTAGGTCAGAATCGAACGATCGCTGGAAATGTCGGCAGCGAAACGACGAGATCCGCcgaaaatatacttcagtttaaGCACGGAGTTCCGCAGATCAAGG GCATAGTTCGCGAGAGCACCGACGGTAGTATCGGACTCACCAACGTTCCCGTCGTAACGCCGAACTGCGAAGTTATTGTGCCAAGTATAACTTTGCGG ATCAAGCCAGGCGATCACTTGTTGATCACGGGACCGAACGGATGCGGGAAAAGTTCACTATTCAGAATTATTTCTGGTCTATGGCCGGTATACGGCGGCGAATTGACCCGTCCAAAAGAAACTGGAAAATTCACCACCGACGGAGCGAAACCCACCCTGTTTTACATACCTCAGCGTCCTTACATGACCGTGGGAACGTTGAGGGACCAGATTACGTACCCGGCCGACTCCACGAGCAGAACGTCGTCCGACGAGGACCTTCTTCATCTCCTCGATCTCGTCGACCTGCGAAGTCTCGCCGAACGTGAAGCGGATGGACTCGATTCAAGGAGTGATTGGGACTCGACGCTTTCCGGAGGAGAGAAACAGCGACTCGCTTTGGCTCGTTTGTTCTTCCACGCGCCGAGATACGCTCTTTTGGACGAGTGCACGAGTGCCGTCAGTATGGAAGCGGAAGGAACAGTTTACGAAACTGCCAAACAAATGGGAATCACGTTATTAACGGTTACTCACCGAGTGGCCTCTTTGTCAAGGTTTCACAAACTTTTGCTACGCTTCGACGGGGAAGGCGGCTGGGATCTtggcccattaaaccaaacAGAAGTTCAGGCCAAGGTGGCGAATCAAGAACAGGACAAGGACAAAGAGGAACCTCACCATCATCACAGACTTCAG GAACTTCACGACATGCTTGCCAAGGATAGTCCG TGA